GGGTGGTGTACTGCCGGCCCACTCCAAGCTGGCTGATGGGGTAATTCTGGCAAAAGATACAGCGGGCCGTGCAGTAGGAGAAGAAGATGGTGCCGGAACCGCGCGTGCCGCTGATGGGCGGCTCTTCCCAGGGATGGAGGTTCCAGCTTGCCACCACTGGCTGCGCGCCGGCGCGGCAGAATCCCACCTGCCCCTCCAGGCGGTTGACGCCGCAGTGCCGCGGGCAGAGGGAGCAGTGTCGCAGGCCGGCCACGGCCTGTTCGGCGCGCCGGCGAAGCTCACCCGAGCGGTGCAGGGCTATATATGATGGAAGGAGGGTGGATGTTTCGCTCATCGGGCCGGCTCTCGCACACGCCGTTGACGGTAGCGCTCCCATTCCGGGCGCTCGTCCAGGGCGTCGAGCTGTTGGCGCAGTTCCAGGATCTGGTCGCGCAGCATGGCGGCCTTCTCGAACTCCAGATTGGCGGCGGCTTCCTTCATTTGCCCTTCGAGCTGGGCGATCCAGTGCCTCAGCTCCTCCTGCGGCATGGTTTCGGGCCGCACGCCGTAGGCCGGCCGCTCCTCCGCCACCATGCGCACGCGCTCGGTGAGGTCACGTATCTCCTTGACGATGCTGGTAGGGACGATGCCGTGTTCCTCGTTATAGCGCATTTGGATGGCGCGCCGGCGCTCCGTTTCCTCGATGGCCCGCCGCATGGATTCAGTGATGGTGTCGGCGTACATGATGGCGGTGCCGTGGACATGCCGGGCGGCCCGTCCGATGGTCTGGATGAGGGCCTGCTCGGAGCGCAGGAAGCCCTCTTTATCGGCATCCAGGATGGCCACCAGCGAGACCTCCGGCAGGTCCAGCCCTTCCCGCAAGAGGTTGATGCCCACCACCACATCGTAATATCCCTGGCGGAGCTTGCGCAGGATGTCCACCCGTTCGATGGTATGGATCTCCGAATGCAGGTAGTGCACTTTGATGCCCAGCTCTGCCAGATAGGCGGAAAGGTCCTCGGCCATGCGCTTGGTCAGGGTGGTGACCAGCACGCGCTCGCCGACGGCTACCCGCTTCTTGATTTCCTCCACCAGGTCGTCCACCTGGCCTTTGGTGGGCTTGACGATGACCTGAGGGTCCACCAGGCCGGTGGGGCGGATGATCTGTTCGACGATCTGCTGGGAGTGCTCGCGCTCATACGGCCCCGGCGTGGCGGAGGCATAGATGACCTGGCCGACGCTCTCCTCGAATTCCTCGAAGGTAAGCGGCCGGTTATCCAGCGCCGAGGGCAGACGAAAGCCGTAGTCCACCAAGGTCTGCTTGCGCGAGCGGTCGCCGTGATACATCCCATGGAGCTGGGGGATGGTCATATGCGATTCGTCGATGATGGTCAGGAAGTCATCCGGGAAATAATCGAGCAGGGTCCACGGCCGGCTTCCAGGGGGACGCCGGCTGAGCGGACGGGAATAGTTCTCGATACCGTGGCAGTAGCCCACCTCGCGCAGCATCTCCAGGTCATAGCGGGTGCGCTGTTCCAGGCGCTGTGCCTCCAGTAATTTGCCCTGGGCGCGCAGTTCCGCCAGCCGCTGTTCCAGTTCCTGTTCGATTTCTTCCAACGCTTCCTGCAGTTTGTCCTGTGGGGTGACGAAGTGTTTGGCCGGGAATATCTCGATCTGATCGGGATTGCCGAGGATCTCGCCTGTCAGCGGGTCAATCTCGGTGATGCGTTCCACCTCATCGCCCCACAGCTCGATGCGGTAGGCGATATCCTCGTAGGCCGGCTGGACCTCGATGGTATCGCCGCGCACGCGGAATTTACCGGGCGCCAGGTAGTATTCATTGCGTTCGTAGAAGATATCCACCAGGTGGCGCAGGAGCTTCTCGCGCCGGCGCGTTTCGCCGCGGCGGATCTGCAGTACCCCGCGGCCGTACTCCTGGGGGTCTCCCAGGCTGTAGATGCAGGAGACGGAGGCGACGATGAGCACATCACGCCGGCTCATCAGCGCCGAGGTCGCCGCCAGCCGCAAGCGGTCAATCTCCTCGTTGATGGAAGCATCTTTCTCGATGTACGTATCGGTCTGCGGCACGTAGGCCTCGGGCTGATAGTAGTCGTAGTAGCTGACGAAGTATTCGACGGCGTTATGCGGGAAGAACTCGCGAAACTCCGCATAGAGCTGAGCGGCCAGGGTCTTGTTGTGGGCGATGACCAGCGTCGGGCGGTTGACGCGCGCGATGACCTGGGCCATGACGTAGGTCTTGCCCGTGCCGGTGGCGCCCAGCAGGGTCTGATGCTTATACCCTTTGCGAATCCCCTCGACCAGCTTTTCGATGGCCTGGGGTTGATCGCCGGTAGGTTGGAAGTCTGAGACCAGTTTGAAGCCGGCCATATCCTGCGCCTTTTCGGCATCGCCTGAAGTTTTGCGCGACAAAATATTATATAACCTGACGTGGTCGCCGGCAAATTGGGCGCCGGCGGGGAAATCTCCCTGTCACATTTTTGGACAATTCGCTACACCCGTGGTACAATAGCTGTGAAATTTTGCACGAAGTTGTGAAAGAAGCTACAATCATGGAGGGTATCGTCCATGCCCAGCCTTGAAGAACTTCAAAAGATCCCGATCCTGCGGGAGGCCTCGCCGGAGATCCTCGGTATCATCCAAAAGCATGCGGAAGAGGCGATCTATGCCCCCGATGAGGCGATGATCACCTTCGGCCAGCCCTCGACCTTTCTCGGCATCATCATTGAAGGGCAGGCGGAGATGCGCACGCCGGCAAGCTGGGGGGAACCGCGCTGTTTGGAGGTGCTGAATGCCGGCGATTTCTTCGGCGAGATATCTCTCCTCACCAACGAACCCAACACTTTCAACCTGATCGCTATTCGTCCGACCCGCGCCCTGCTGATCCCGGCCGTCGTCTTTGAGATGTGGGTGACGGGCGACCCGAAGGCAATGCGCATTTTCTCCCAGTCCCTGGCGCGCCGCACTGCCATCATCGAGCGGGACCGGCTCGAGCGCGAAGAACTGGCGCAGTCCGGCCAGGACCCCGATGACCCCTACGGCCTCAAACTCATCTCCGCGCGCCCGACCAAGATCCTGGTGCTGAATGTGCGCCACAGCTCGCTAAAGTACCACCTCTTCGATACCGCCAACGAGCTGAACAACGTAGAAGGCCTGGTTGAGAACATTGGCCAGGACGGCGCCACCCTGTATCATGTTACCGGCAAGGGACAGAAAACGCTCTCGGTGAAAGGGCTGGATCACCGCCAGATCATCGAGAAGGCGTTGGAACTGCTGATGGATCCCGAGGTGGGGGTCATAAAGGACAAGCGGGAGATCAGCGCGGTCGGTCACCGCGTGGTGCACGGCGGCGAGAAGTACAGCAATGCGGTGATTATTGACCAGCAGGTGCTGGAGGACATCCGCAAGGCCTCTTACCTGGCGCCGATTCATAATATCTGGAACATCCTCGGCATTGAGGTGGCGATGGAGCTCCTGCCCGAGGTGCCGCATGTGGCGGCCTTCGACACGGCGTTCCATCAGACCATGCCGGAATATGCGTTCCGCTACGCCATCCCCGAGGAACTGTACACCGAGCACAAAATCCGGCGCTATGGGTTCCACGGCCTGTCCCACCAGTACGCCGGCCTGCAGGCCGCCGCTTATCTGAAGCGCCCCTTCTCCCGTCTGAAAATGATCACCTGCCATCTGGGCACCGGCTCCTCCATCTGCGCCATCGACCACGGCCGCTCAATCGATACCAGCATGGGCCTGACCCCGCTGGAGGGGCTCATCATGTGCACCCGCTCCGGGGACATTGACCCGGCCGTGGTCACCTATCTTATGAAGCACAAGGGCATGAGTCCCGACGAAATCGAGACTATGCTGAACATGGAGAGCGGCTTGAAAGCCCTTTCGGGGACGTCGGGGGATATGCGCGATGTGGCGGCGGCGGCCAACAGCGGCGACCGCCGAGCTATGATGGCGGCGCAGGCCTTTGCCTATCGAGTGCGCAAGTACATCGGGGCCTATTTTGCCGCGCTGGGCGGCCTGGATGCACTGGTCTTCACCGGCGGCATTGGAGAGAACAGCGCCGGCATCCGCGCCCTGGCGTGCCAGGGCCTGTGGCATCTCGGCATCCTCATTGACGAGGTGCGCAACCGCCAAGTGGATGTCAGCCGCAACGGGGTCTATGACATCTCCGACCCCCATTCGAAGGTCAAGGTGTTGGTGGTGCACAGCAACCCGGCCCGTATGATCGCCCGCGAGACCTTGCGCGTGCTCGGCTATCGCGATATCTCCGAGATGATGCGCCGGCAAAAACGCCCCATCCCCATCGCTGTCTCTGCGCATCATGTGCACCTCTCGCCCGAACATGTGGAGGCGCTGTTTGGGGAGGGCTATACGCTGACGCCGGCGTTCGAATTATCCCAGCCCGGCCAATACGCCTGTGAAGAAAC
Above is a genomic segment from Anaerolineae bacterium containing:
- the uvrB gene encoding excinuclease ABC subunit UvrB; protein product: MAGFKLVSDFQPTGDQPQAIEKLVEGIRKGYKHQTLLGATGTGKTYVMAQVIARVNRPTLVIAHNKTLAAQLYAEFREFFPHNAVEYFVSYYDYYQPEAYVPQTDTYIEKDASINEEIDRLRLAATSALMSRRDVLIVASVSCIYSLGDPQEYGRGVLQIRRGETRRREKLLRHLVDIFYERNEYYLAPGKFRVRGDTIEVQPAYEDIAYRIELWGDEVERITEIDPLTGEILGNPDQIEIFPAKHFVTPQDKLQEALEEIEQELEQRLAELRAQGKLLEAQRLEQRTRYDLEMLREVGYCHGIENYSRPLSRRPPGSRPWTLLDYFPDDFLTIIDESHMTIPQLHGMYHGDRSRKQTLVDYGFRLPSALDNRPLTFEEFEESVGQVIYASATPGPYEREHSQQIVEQIIRPTGLVDPQVIVKPTKGQVDDLVEEIKKRVAVGERVLVTTLTKRMAEDLSAYLAELGIKVHYLHSEIHTIERVDILRKLRQGYYDVVVGINLLREGLDLPEVSLVAILDADKEGFLRSEQALIQTIGRAARHVHGTAIMYADTITESMRRAIEETERRRAIQMRYNEEHGIVPTSIVKEIRDLTERVRMVAEERPAYGVRPETMPQEELRHWIAQLEGQMKEAAANLEFEKAAMLRDQILELRQQLDALDERPEWERYRQRRVREPAR
- a CDS encoding acetate/propionate family kinase gives rise to the protein MPSLEELQKIPILREASPEILGIIQKHAEEAIYAPDEAMITFGQPSTFLGIIIEGQAEMRTPASWGEPRCLEVLNAGDFFGEISLLTNEPNTFNLIAIRPTRALLIPAVVFEMWVTGDPKAMRIFSQSLARRTAIIERDRLEREELAQSGQDPDDPYGLKLISARPTKILVLNVRHSSLKYHLFDTANELNNVEGLVENIGQDGATLYHVTGKGQKTLSVKGLDHRQIIEKALELLMDPEVGVIKDKREISAVGHRVVHGGEKYSNAVIIDQQVLEDIRKASYLAPIHNIWNILGIEVAMELLPEVPHVAAFDTAFHQTMPEYAFRYAIPEELYTEHKIRRYGFHGLSHQYAGLQAAAYLKRPFSRLKMITCHLGTGSSICAIDHGRSIDTSMGLTPLEGLIMCTRSGDIDPAVVTYLMKHKGMSPDEIETMLNMESGLKALSGTSGDMRDVAAAANSGDRRAMMAAQAFAYRVRKYIGAYFAALGGLDALVFTGGIGENSAGIRALACQGLWHLGILIDEVRNRQVDVSRNGVYDISDPHSKVKVLVVHSNPARMIARETLRVLGYRDISEMMRRQKRPIPIAVSAHHVHLSPEHVEALFGEGYTLTPAFELSQPGQYACEETVTLVGPRREIPRVRVLGPPRGETQVEISRTEEFQLGINAPVRMSGDLEGTPGLIIRGPKGEVKLDKGVIIAHRHIHMSPEDALLFGLKDKDVVMVRVEGDRELIFGDVIVRVHPNFRLEMHVDTDEGNAAQLGPNAIGYLEGIQRRGANE